In Misgurnus anguillicaudatus chromosome 5, ASM2758022v2, whole genome shotgun sequence, a genomic segment contains:
- the LOC129414993 gene encoding protein yippee-like 5, whose protein sequence is MGRIFLDHIGGTRLFSCANCDTILTNRSELISTRFTGATGRAFLFNKVVNLQYSEVQDRVMLTGRHMVRDVSCKNCNSKLGWIYEFATEDSQRYKEGRVILERALVRESEGFEEHVPSDTS, encoded by the exons ATGGGCCGCATCTTTCTCGATCACATTGGCGGGACGCGGCTCTTTTCCTGTGCTAACTGTGACACCATCCTGACCAACCGCTCTGAGCTCATATCTACACGCTTCACGGGTGCCACTGGCAGGGCCTTTCTATTCAACAAG GTGGTGAATCTGCAGTACAGTGAAGTGCAGGATCGTGTGATGCTGACCGGCAGACACATGGTTCGTGATGTGAGCTGTAAAAACTGCAACAGTAAGTTGGGCTGGATCTATGAGTTCGCCACTGAGGACAGTCAACGTTACAAAGAAGGTCGTGTGATCCTCGAGAGGGCGCTGGTCAGGGAGAGCGAAGGCTTTGAGGAGCACGTGCCCTCCGACACGTCCTGA